The Ralstonia pseudosolanacearum genome includes the window GCAGCTCAAGGCGCCGTTCGACCGGGGCGTCGTGGCGATCAACCAGCAGTTGGGCGCGCTGCCCAATGCGCGCTTCCTGGGCGAGCCGGGCGACGGCGATACCACGGTGCGCACGCAGAGCCACCAACTGAGCGTCGAACACCAACTGGGCAGCGGCTGGAAAGTGGACGCCGGGCTGTCGTATCGCACCTCGCGCCTGTTCGGCAAATCGTCCGAGGCGTCGCGGCTGCTCGACGATGGCCGCACGCTGTGGCGGCAGGCGCGCGAGCGCGACTACCACGCCAACGACCTGGCCGGCCGCGCCAGCCTGCAGGGCGAGGCGGCCACCGGACCCGTCAGGCACACGCTGGTGGCCGGCGCCGACTTCTACAACTTCCGCTACGACCCGGTGCTGTCTCGCGCCAACCCGAGCGCATCGGCGCCGTATGCGATCGACATCTTCGATCCGGTCTACGGCCAGCCGCGGCCCGCGCTGCGGCCGAGCAGCAGCACGCGCGAGTCCCAGCGCGGCTTCGGCGCTTTCGTGCAGGACCAGGTCACGCTGACACCGCAGTGGAAGCTGCTGGCCGGCGTGCGCATGGACCGCTTCCTGCAGCATGCCGACAACCGCCTGACCGGCGCGCGCGTCGCGCAGCAGCAGACCGCCTATAGCCCGCGCCTGGGGCTGGTCTACCAGCCGACGCAGACCCTGTCGCTGTACGCCAATACCGCGCGCTCGTTCCGACCCAACACCGGGGTGGGGGCGCAGGGCAATGCGTTCGCGCCGGAGCGCGGGCGCGGCTACGAGGTCGGTGCCAAGCTGGAGACGGCCGACGGCCGGTTCGGCGGCACGCTGGCGCTGTACTCGATCGACAAGACCAACGTGCTGACCGGCGATCCGCGCGATCCGGTGTTCCAGCGCACCGCCGGCGCGGTGCGCAGCCGGGGCGTCGAGCTCGATGTGTCCGGCCAGCTGACGCCGAACCTCAAGGTGCTGGGCACCTACGCCTATACCGACGCCCGTGTGACGGCGGATACCGTGCTGCCGTCGGGCGCGCCGCTGTCCAACATCCCGCGCCACAGCGCCAGCGTGCTGGGCCTGTATGAATTCGGCGCGGGATCGCTGGGCCGGGCGGGCGTGGGCGGCGGCGTGGTCTACGTCGGCGAGCGCGCCGGCAACAGCACCGATAACGGCTTCAAGCTGCCGGCTTACGCCACCGTCCGCCTGAACGGCTACGTGCAGCCGACGCGCGCCCTGCGCCTGTCGCTGACCATCGACAACCTGTTCGACAAGCGCTACTACGCCAGTTCGTACAACGAGCTGTGGGTCGCGCCCGGCGCCGAACGGCAGGTCACGCTGGCGGCCACCTACACGTTTTGAGCATGACGCAATCCGGTTCCCGTGTTGTCGCCGTCGACCTGCTGCGCGGCCTGGTGATGGTGCTGATGGTGATCGACCATCTGCGCGAATTCTTCTTGCTGCATGCGCAGGTGACGGATCCGGTCGACCTGGCGGTCACGTCGACGGCCCTGGCGCTGACCCGCTTCGCCAGCCACCCGTGCGCGCCGCTGTTCGTGTTCCTGGCGGGCATGTCGGCGTGGCTGTCGGGGCAGAAGCAGGGCGGAGACCGGCGCAGCATCGCCGCGCATCTGGTCAAGCGCGGGCTGGTGCTCGTGATCCTGGAGGTCACCGTCGTCAACTTCGCCTGGACGTTCGCGTTCCCGCCCACGGTGGTCTATCTGCAGGTGATCTGGGCGATCGGCTTGTCGATGCTCGCGCTGGCCGGGCTGGTGTGGTTGCCCAGGGGGACGTTGCTGGCGGTGTCGCTGGCGATCGTGGCGGGGCACGGCCTGCTGAGCGGCGTGCGCGTCGGGCCGGAGTCGCCGTGGCATGCGCTGTGGGCGGTGCTGCATCAGCGGGACTGGATTGCGCTGGCGGACGGCCTGCGGCTGCGCACGTCATACCCGGTGCTGCCGTGGATCGGCGTGATTGGGCTGGGCTATGCGTTTGCGCCGGCATACCTGCGGCGCACGCCCGCGGCGCGGCGCGCGCTGTGCCTGCGGCTGGGCCTGGCCTGCCTGGCCGGGTTTGCCGTGCTGCGCGCCTGGAACGGCTACGGTGAGCCGCGGCCGTGGGCCGCCTTTCCCGATGCGCTGACGACCGCTGTGTCGTTTCTCAACCTGACCAAATATCCGCCCTCGCTCGATTTCGTGCTGGCGACGCTCGGCCTCGGCCTGTGCGCGCTGGCG containing:
- a CDS encoding DUF1624 domain-containing protein, with product MTQSGSRVVAVDLLRGLVMVLMVIDHLREFFLLHAQVTDPVDLAVTSTALALTRFASHPCAPLFVFLAGMSAWLSGQKQGGDRRSIAAHLVKRGLVLVILEVTVVNFAWTFAFPPTVVYLQVIWAIGLSMLALAGLVWLPRGTLLAVSLAIVAGHGLLSGVRVGPESPWHALWAVLHQRDWIALADGLRLRTSYPVLPWIGVIGLGYAFAPAYLRRTPAARRALCLRLGLACLAGFAVLRAWNGYGEPRPWAAFPDALTTAVSFLNLTKYPPSLDFVLATLGLGLCALAWLERLPARGAAVLQTLGGAPMFFYLLHLYALHLAYLLALYVFGANHGERFGFDAAWQLWAAWLPTVALLYGPTRRFAALRRTGRHPWMRYL
- a CDS encoding TonB-dependent siderophore receptor; amino-acid sequence: MALFGAPEPAAADDVPTLALEEAVVRAQAGERLRARRATSATLTDTPLKDVPQSVGVVTRAALDGFGATRLDTALDWVSGISRQNNLGGIADNFAIRGFAGDLNTGSDYLVNGFSANRANSVPVDTINIARIDVLKGPSAALYGRSDPGGIVNIVTRTPQFKPSREITLAAGSHDQYRLATELTGPLSGHFAYRLGLAAENNHGFRDFSASRRYVVAPSFTWLPTDDTVVTYAFEAAQLKAPFDRGVVAINQQLGALPNARFLGEPGDGDTTVRTQSHQLSVEHQLGSGWKVDAGLSYRTSRLFGKSSEASRLLDDGRTLWRQARERDYHANDLAGRASLQGEAATGPVRHTLVAGADFYNFRYDPVLSRANPSASAPYAIDIFDPVYGQPRPALRPSSSTRESQRGFGAFVQDQVTLTPQWKLLAGVRMDRFLQHADNRLTGARVAQQQTAYSPRLGLVYQPTQTLSLYANTARSFRPNTGVGAQGNAFAPERGRGYEVGAKLETADGRFGGTLALYSIDKTNVLTGDPRDPVFQRTAGAVRSRGVELDVSGQLTPNLKVLGTYAYTDARVTADTVLPSGAPLSNIPRHSASVLGLYEFGAGSLGRAGVGGGVVYVGERAGNSTDNGFKLPAYATVRLNGYVQPTRALRLSLTIDNLFDKRYYASSYNELWVAPGAERQVTLAATYTF